A stretch of Kryptolebias marmoratus isolate JLee-2015 linkage group LG24, ASM164957v2, whole genome shotgun sequence DNA encodes these proteins:
- the lmx1a gene encoding LIM homeobox transcription factor 1-alpha has translation MDPRAVCAGCHRPIRDRFLLRVTDCLWHEECVRCAACGDALRNSCFLRDRKLYCKRDYADLFAVRCGGCKAAISPAELVMRAGASVFHLRCFTCSVCSCRLQKGDRCVLRDGQLLCAREEYHQCVSSPLSSDTGKSDDDEEEESGRNASRRGRADNPDSKRPKRPRTILSTQQRRTFKASFEVSSKPCRKVRETLAAETSLSVRVVQVWFQNQRAKMKKLARRQQQQEQQQTQDQCELPSHDAAPSCGSLTSDMKHLEPTYAHIQQQQQMGLTSLEQQDWDTDPFRQGLTPPQMPGDHMHPYGFKAIHGDIDRDPLCHMGDSNCLSLGDISPLTPIDCLYSMQDSYFTS, from the exons ATGGACCCGAGGGCAGTGTGCGCGGGATGCCACCGGCCCATCAGGGACAGATTCCTGCTCCGAGTCACCGACTGCCTCTGGCACGAGGAGTGCGTGAGGTGCGCGGCGTGCGGGGACGCCCTGAGGAACTCCTGCTTCCTGCGGGACCGCAAACTTTACTGCAAGCGGGACTACGCCGA TCTGTTTGCAGTGCGCTGTGGGGGCTGCAAGGCGGCCATCTCTCCCGCGGAGCTGGTGATGCGGGCGGGGGCCTCCGTGTTCCACCTGCGCTGCTTCACCTGCAGCGTTTGTTCCTGCCGCCTGCAGAAGGGAGACCGCTGCGTCCTCAGGGACGGACAGCTTCTGTGCGCTAGAGAGGAATACCACCAGTGTGTGTCCAGCCCGCTGTCTTCAGACACAG GTaaaagtgatgatgatgaagaggaggaatcTGGAAGGAATGCAAGCAGACGAGGCAGAGCTGACAATCCAGACAGCAAACGTCCCAAAAGGCCTCGCACCATTCTGTCCACTCAGCAGAGACGCACCTTCAAGGCATCCTTCGAGGTCTCATCGAAACCTTGCCGAAAG GTGAGGGAGACCTTGGCAGCAGAGACCAGCCTGAGCGTTCGCGTTGTGCAGGTCTGGTTCCAGAACCAGAGAGCCAAg ATGAAGAAACTGGCCAGGAGACAGCAgcaacaggagcagcagcagactcAGGATCAGTGTGAACTCCCATCACATGACGCAG CGCCCTCTTGTGGCAGTTTGACATCTGACATGAAGCACCTGGAGCCCACCTACGCCcacattcagcagcagcagcagatgggtCTCACCTCACTGGAGCAGCAGGACTGGGACACGGACCCCTTCAGACAGGGCCTGACCCCTCCTCAGATGCCGGGGGATCACATGCACCCATACG GGTTTAAGGCCATCCACGGAGACATTGACAGAGACCCTCTATGTCATATGGGGGACAGCAACTGCCTGTCTTTGGGTGACATCTCTCCACTCACTCCTATCGACTGCCTCTACTCCATGCAGGACTCGTACTTCACCTCCTGA
- the rxrgb gene encoding retinoic acid receptor RXR-gamma-B isoform X1 has protein sequence MDGSDPYLHLNSSGPMSAGHTHPPSMGSMVGHPSVISTSRPLPSPMSTLGSPMNGLSLPYPVITSSQGSPSVPLQSAPNMNFGPLNSPQMNSMNSVSSSEDIKPPPGLQPLGNINYQCTSPGGMSKHICAICGDRSSGKHYGVYSCEGCKGFFKRTVRKDLTYTCRDNKECLIDKRQRNRCQYCRYQKCLAMGMKREGVCAHVGVRAAVQEERQRGKERGENEVESTSSFNEDMPVDKILDAELAVEPKTETYSDGSPGNSTNDPVTNICQAADKQLFTLVEWAKRIPHFSELPLDDQVILLRAGWNELLIASFSHRSVTVKDGILLATGLHVHRSSAHSAGVGSIFDRVLTELVSKMKDMQMDKTELGCLRAIVLFNPDAKGLSNPSEVEALREKVYASLESYTKQKYPDQPGRFAKLLLRLPALRSIGLKCLEHLFFFKLIGDTPIDTFLMEMLEAPHQIT, from the exons ATTCATCTGGGCCAATGAGTGCAGGTCACACTCATCCCCCTTCCATGGGCAGCATGGTGGGCCACCCCTCTGTTATCAGCACCTCCAGGCCCTTACCGTCCCCCATGTCCACCCTGGGCTCGCCGATGAACGGCCTGTCATTGCCCTATCCCGTCATCACGTCGTCTCAGGGATCACCCTCTGTACCTCTGCAGTCTGCTCCCAACATGAACTTTGGACCGCTCAATAGCCCACAG ATGAACTCTATGAACAGCGTTAGCAGCTCAGAGGACATCAAGCCCCCGCCGGGCCTGCAGCCTCTAGGAAACATCAACTACCAATGTACGAGCCCGGGAGGGATGTCGAAACACATCTGTGCTATTTGTGGGGATCGCTCCTCAG GGAAGCACTACGGTGTGTACAGCTGCGAGGGCTGCAAAGGCTTCTTCAAGCGCACCGTCCGTAAAGATCTCACCTACACATGTCGAGACAACAAAGAGTGCCTAATAGACAAACGCCAGCGGAACCGCTGCCAGTACTGTCGCTACCAGAAGTGCCTGGCCATGGGCATGAAGAGAGAAG gtgtgtgtgctcatgtgggtGTGCGTGCAGCTGTGCAGGAAGAGAGGCAGCGTGGGAAGGAGCGCGGGGAGAACGAGGTGGAATCTACCAGCAGTTTTAACGAGGACATGCCCGTCGACAAGATCCTGGATGCTGAGCTGGCCGTGGAGCCCAAAACAGAGACGTACAGCGATGGCAGTCCAGGAAACTCT ACCAACGACCCCGTCACCAATATCTGCCAAGCGGCAGACAAGCAGCTCTTCACCTTGGTGGAGTGGGCCAAAAGGATCCCCCACTTCTCCGAACTCCCTCTGGATGACCAGGTCATCCTCCTACGAGCAG GCTGGAACGAGCTCCTCATCGCCTCTTTCTCACATCGCTCAGTCACGGTTAAGGACGGCATCCTGCTCGCCACGGGTCTTCACGTCCACAGAAGCAGCGCCCACAGCGCCGGGGTGGGATCCATCTTTGACAG GGTCCTGACAGAGTTGGTTTCGAAAATGAAAGACATGCAGATGGATAAAACGGAACTCGGCTGCCTGCGAGCCATCGTCCTCTTCAACCCAG ACGCAAAAGGTTTGTCGAACCCATCAGAGGTGGAGGCGCTACGAGAAAAGGTCTATGCTTCGCTGGAGTCGTATACAAAACAGAAGTACCCAGACCAGCCTGGCAG GTTCGCCAAACTGCTGCTCCGCCTCCCCGCTCTGCGCTCCATCGGCCTCAAGTGTCTGGAGCATCTGTTCTTCTTCAAGTTAATCGGGGACACGCCCATCGACACCTTCCTGATGGAGATGCTGGAGGCGCCGCATCAGATCACATGA
- the rxrgb gene encoding retinoic acid receptor RXR-gamma-B isoform X2 gives MDGSDPYLHLNSSGPMSAGHTHPPSMGSMVGHPSVISTSRPLPSPMSTLGSPMNGLSLPYPVITSSQGSPSVPLQSAPNMNFGPLNSPQMNSMNSVSSSEDIKPPPGLQPLGNINYQCTSPGGMSKHICAICGDRSSGKHYGVYSCEGCKGFFKRTVRKDLTYTCRDNKECLIDKRQRNRCQYCRYQKCLAMGMKREAVQEERQRGKERGENEVESTSSFNEDMPVDKILDAELAVEPKTETYSDGSPGNSTNDPVTNICQAADKQLFTLVEWAKRIPHFSELPLDDQVILLRAGWNELLIASFSHRSVTVKDGILLATGLHVHRSSAHSAGVGSIFDRVLTELVSKMKDMQMDKTELGCLRAIVLFNPDAKGLSNPSEVEALREKVYASLESYTKQKYPDQPGRFAKLLLRLPALRSIGLKCLEHLFFFKLIGDTPIDTFLMEMLEAPHQIT, from the exons ATTCATCTGGGCCAATGAGTGCAGGTCACACTCATCCCCCTTCCATGGGCAGCATGGTGGGCCACCCCTCTGTTATCAGCACCTCCAGGCCCTTACCGTCCCCCATGTCCACCCTGGGCTCGCCGATGAACGGCCTGTCATTGCCCTATCCCGTCATCACGTCGTCTCAGGGATCACCCTCTGTACCTCTGCAGTCTGCTCCCAACATGAACTTTGGACCGCTCAATAGCCCACAG ATGAACTCTATGAACAGCGTTAGCAGCTCAGAGGACATCAAGCCCCCGCCGGGCCTGCAGCCTCTAGGAAACATCAACTACCAATGTACGAGCCCGGGAGGGATGTCGAAACACATCTGTGCTATTTGTGGGGATCGCTCCTCAG GGAAGCACTACGGTGTGTACAGCTGCGAGGGCTGCAAAGGCTTCTTCAAGCGCACCGTCCGTAAAGATCTCACCTACACATGTCGAGACAACAAAGAGTGCCTAATAGACAAACGCCAGCGGAACCGCTGCCAGTACTGTCGCTACCAGAAGTGCCTGGCCATGGGCATGAAGAGAGAAG CTGTGCAGGAAGAGAGGCAGCGTGGGAAGGAGCGCGGGGAGAACGAGGTGGAATCTACCAGCAGTTTTAACGAGGACATGCCCGTCGACAAGATCCTGGATGCTGAGCTGGCCGTGGAGCCCAAAACAGAGACGTACAGCGATGGCAGTCCAGGAAACTCT ACCAACGACCCCGTCACCAATATCTGCCAAGCGGCAGACAAGCAGCTCTTCACCTTGGTGGAGTGGGCCAAAAGGATCCCCCACTTCTCCGAACTCCCTCTGGATGACCAGGTCATCCTCCTACGAGCAG GCTGGAACGAGCTCCTCATCGCCTCTTTCTCACATCGCTCAGTCACGGTTAAGGACGGCATCCTGCTCGCCACGGGTCTTCACGTCCACAGAAGCAGCGCCCACAGCGCCGGGGTGGGATCCATCTTTGACAG GGTCCTGACAGAGTTGGTTTCGAAAATGAAAGACATGCAGATGGATAAAACGGAACTCGGCTGCCTGCGAGCCATCGTCCTCTTCAACCCAG ACGCAAAAGGTTTGTCGAACCCATCAGAGGTGGAGGCGCTACGAGAAAAGGTCTATGCTTCGCTGGAGTCGTATACAAAACAGAAGTACCCAGACCAGCCTGGCAG GTTCGCCAAACTGCTGCTCCGCCTCCCCGCTCTGCGCTCCATCGGCCTCAAGTGTCTGGAGCATCTGTTCTTCTTCAAGTTAATCGGGGACACGCCCATCGACACCTTCCTGATGGAGATGCTGGAGGCGCCGCATCAGATCACATGA